In Myxocyprinus asiaticus isolate MX2 ecotype Aquarium Trade chromosome 27, UBuf_Myxa_2, whole genome shotgun sequence, the DNA window AGGAAACTGGGAATGAGGGAGTGATCTTCATGCAACTGGATCTTGCAAGCCAGAAATCGATCCGCTCTTTTGCCGAAACCTTCCTGAAGACAGAGCCCAGATTGGACCTACTCATTAATAATGCAGGTAAAAATTGTTTGCCAAAAAACTTTCTAGACCAACAAACCACTGGCCCTATCACTTGACTAGATCTCGAGAGTTCACCGTCTCGCATTAGACGTGCTTGCGATGTTAACCTGGAGAGTGCTATCCATTAGCGTTCCCActcatgtcaagtcatttttatttgtataataaaatattcttttcacaatgcacattttttcaaagcagctttactgaaaatcatgctgtaacagaaaattaagctgtCATGTAGTTTAATTGAATAACACGATTGTAGATAACACCTTaataaattatttgtctttagtaGTTGTTCAGCTGGCACATTCAGCCCCAGTAGTACAGTATTGAGAGTGTTTAGTAAGGTTGTCGATTTAATACCGTCTAAGGAGTTTTCATATGTTTTTGCAAGTTTTAGTCAGCATggggcagtcagcacaactccagctgtacaggcaacaataTAATGCCTTTGAATTatttgaactatatatatatatatatatatatatatattagtgttgtCGAAATTAACACATTAACGCAAAATTCGTTTAACaccactaattttttttttagtgccgTTAATGCATaatatgacccttttaataaaTCATACTTCATGAGAAGCGAGTCAATTTGCGCAAATGGCGCAAATGTCACATGTATTGACCGttgggaaaacagatggtgggagacattatgctgatacctgcgccaagtattttatcaatgtagcacagcaATAGAACATACCCGCAAAACACAGATAGAGCTCAGAACTTTGTAACATGACTGCCATTTGAACACCAGCCTTGCACTGTGAGGTGCGGTATGAAAGTTGTGAGGCGCAGTGCGAGCGCAAGGCGATCATCTGTGTTCTGCGACTGCTACCATGTCCTTGTATAACATATAATGTGCCAGTAAAGGCAGCCaatggagtttctggtgcccccctagggagttggtgccctaggcagattgcgtaatatgcgtatagtgAGCGATGGTACTGATTACCGGCTAAcagaaaccctgctgctgtcttcAATGTTCTGTCAAAgcgtctctgtttgatagtgctcTAGCCAATgtagaagttggagacattgctggaaccctgcaggtaatatACACTGTCATTATCCCATATAATCTCACCGGTTACAGTTGTGActggggtctaaaaggagttttggatgtattttgcacagagttgtcaGCTGTAAATGAAAGTGCAGTATttttttgcatgagtggtgcagatagtcacatgaccagagctatttaattccactgtgctcctggaaagatcatgtctgtcaaaactgtcataatacacttacaactaccatattttgtacataatttgaattgagttgtgttcattttctgttgttcaactctgttggtggagtaggttttgtgtggatgactgaaaaatacatctggatgaagcatattttgtccactcatgtttataaagatattgtgattaatcgcgattaactacaaaaattatacgattaatcacgattaaatattttaattgtttgacagcccttatatatatatatatatatatatatagtatattgtatttatagtaattttattattatatattgaattgttATGTTTTCATTTGACCCTTGAAATAAAGTAGTTGAAAAGTCCTATCGTATTTAATGTAAAAGtgtatataatagaaaaaaaaacgaAGTAAACTAGCTTTTCTGGAAAGCAAAACATTGATTTATTTCAACCCATTCTTACTGATGCTTCCAAGACTATCAAAAGTCATTCTCGTAATTTTAACAGAACCTCACCTACTGTACAGTATGCCATCCAGTTAGATCACGTTACCTTGGTGGCAAGtttaaatcaacagaatttgCAACAATAATGTCCAATACATAACAGAAATCCAATTGcttaagtttgcaaggcatataaacacatttacatgACCAATGAATATAAAATATAGTGTCCGATGGGGCAAGGTGCCATTTTGTCAACTGGCCCAAAGCTTTCTCACAGTGGCCCCAGGCCTgcgggccatccttattgttgagccctgtagttgcattttattatttgcatttagcattgattTTTTCCCAGCTGTCCTTGcccctatcagaacagacattCGGGCCATTTTCCGATCACAAcccaccagctgagaaccactaaCCTAGAACACCCCATCAACCCTAGTCCTTTTCTctttttaaatgatgctgaaattaAGCTTGATTGTGTTCTTTCGTCTTGTTCAGCATTGGCTGCTCCAGGACGCACTGAAGATGGAATTGGTATGATTCTTGCTGTCAATCATATTGGTCCATTCCTGTTGACCAATCTTCTGTTGGATCGCCTCAAGAAGTGTGCGCCGAGCCGAGTGGTCAATGTGTCATCCTGCGGACATGATCTGGGCACTATTGATTTCGACTGCATCAACTCACACAAAAGGCTCGCGCTGGGCTCCTCTGATGGGGATTTATTCAAGGCCTACACCCACAGCAAACTCTGTAATGTGCTCTTTACTCATGAACTGGCCAAGAGACTCGAAGGAACCAACGTGACATGCTACAGTCTCCATCCAGGTCAGTGGGCAATGTGAATTTGCAATTTCTAATAACTTTTCTTCATAAGTCATTAACAAACATCTTATAATGTTTAACAGATCagtacattcttaaaaataaacgTTCTTTGCTGCAGCACTTTTGATTCTTTTGGcaccccagaaaagaactgcGTTCAGTGGCCGCTTCattcaaattgagctgaaaatgccccaaaagtgctgtttgtggggttgaaaaaCCCAGTTTCCGAaagttaattgcagattttggcTTATTAAATTTCCATCTTGATTTGCTCTAATAAGAACCAGTTGCCCTGCAGCTGCTGTTGGTAAATTTGAGCTTTTCATGGAGGAATCGCACAAACTCAAATGGGTCTAATGAGACCCCATCTTCACCACTGCAGTGAATACTGGCTGTTTGTGAATGGATAtgggaataaaaaaattaaaattatgaaatatttctttgtatttattttgaacgCAGTAAGTAACTTCTATATTAACTGTTATTAAGCTTAAATATTGAAtaagtcaaatattattatttactgttaaTGGAGCAATAATTAAAGCAGTAAAGACACctattgcatgtctgatggtagatttgtatttttatgtgcCACATATATTCttgttttttgtgtattttgtataaCTTACAGCACCATTCCTCTTTTAAAGTCTCTGGACCTAAAATAGTCCAGATAAATTGTTTTAAGAGGTTTGCTGTTGCTATGATTCAGCTATTGTGCTGTTATGttgccacaaacaaacaaaaacagaagccTTTTGGAAAAAGGCTGGAATAGTGTATGAAAGTCTTGCACCTATTTTCCACCCTCTAATTGGTTGTTTTTTGTGCCTGATGTGTTTCAGGGTCTGTAAGGTCAGAACTCGGTCGTGACATCAATGAATGGCACACACGTATTATCAAGGCTATCGTTAGCAAGTTCTGGGCAACAGATCCAGTGTCCGGAGCTCAGACAACGCTGTACTGCTCCCTGCAGGAAGGCATTGAACACCTGAGTGGACGATACTTTTCAGACTGTCAACTAGTGCAAGTCAAACCCGAGGCTAGAGATGATGGAATCGCCAAAAAACTGTGGGACGTTAGCGAGAAATTATGTGGCATGGCTTGAATACATACACTCTGTTTTACACactatgctgtaaaaatatactgtagtCTTTGCAAACCTATTTTTTATAACGGTACCTAAACTGAATATTCTTTATACTGTGatgaaaaataaattcatttgtaaatgtataaacTTGCTATTTGTCAAGTCTGAAGTGTCATGCCCATTCTTATTTTTGAGTCCGATTTTTGAGAATCAATTTTACAGCAACTtccaaaaatctttatttttaatattaagttGCATAATTATTGAAGGtaaaaaagatattaaatatTGCATTCACATATCTGAATTTGGTCAGTTCAATCGAGTCTTCAATCAAAAATCTTTGTCCTTCCAGCCACCATGTCGCTCCAAACTTTTTTCCCATGAAACAAAACATCAGTGTTGTTTCCATTCAACAAAAATGCATGGTGATCACAGTAAAACTGCAATTTGActtggtttattaaaaataaatagataaaacagTAAATTAAACTGCACCACTAAACTGCCTACAGTATATAACTTATAAACCTAATAAAACAGGCTCATGAATAATAAAGGAATAttttgagttcaatacaagttaagctcaacagacagcatttgtgccatatcGTTGAccactacaaaaaaaataataataatattttgacttgtcgctccttttctttaaaaaaagcaaaaataaaggttACAGTGGGCAATTTActtacaatgccagtgaatgggaCCAAaagattaaatatatttatataatagattacattttatatatatatatatatataaaattataaaaaaaaataaaagaaattcattctcctgttaaaacttgttatttgagctgttaaattgtttaaatcattgttttgaaggttatttaagggtttgatgagttacatcatcatggcaacaaagttgtcaaattggatataactttacacagaaaaggttagtaagtgattttatcacacaaaaatcatacactgaaaaaatggaaagcagctctattgaataTACTAAAACAGTATGCTTAAAATCAacctaatacatttatgtttgaaatgagaacataattatattgtgtaaagtccaagtaaaattcaacacagtcataaaaatgtGATATGATTACATTGATATGAAATGATCAAATTGATTGGACTTCTAACAGATAGTGTTCAATCCATTTTTTCTGCTttctcaatttacttaattaaattgagttaatccaacacaattctttagcattaggtctcaacttaatttcattgtgtacaatccaatcatgtttacttaatccaattgtgcTGGTACAATGTGAAAAAGATTTGTTGCATCAGAGTATTTCTGACAGGGGATTTACATTTTCCAgagtacattttgaaattaagtgttattttaatgtatttctacacaaaataaaagaaataggaGACtttttagtgtttaatgttctgttatactGGGATTTAGAGAAGTTTCTATTATGGTGGATATGAGTGAAGCTAATGGTTAGGTCTAGGTTGGGTGAATTACAACATTGTACTTTGTTGAACAATATGTGTATATTGCTTTATCATGAAGCAAAGACTGAAGAATTATCAGCATTCTGACTGATTGAAAATTAGTTGACTTTCAACAGCACCATCCTTGTCATACTGAACAAAAAGATATCTTTGATGTATTAATGCGTATTGTAGCTAGCTAGCAGCAAGCTGTTAAATTGAGTGGAGTAATTTGAACACATCTAATTTAATCTCACTTAACTTAATTCCTTTGGGTTTATGCAACACAGAACATTtaagtagagcctacattttctACATATTAAGGAAATGCATTTTCATTATGCAACCAACACAAAATAGTTTTCAGTGTATTAACTCGCATTTTGTGTACActgaacattttgttttgttggttttaagtaattaaattatagACATTGGTTCCACGTAATGAAAATGCATTTctttaatattaaatgaaaatgtaggctctacttaAATGTTCTGTGTTGCATAAACCCAAAGGAATTAAGTTAATCTCATTTAAACAAGATCTGTCCAAATTACTCCACTCAATTTAACAGTTTACTGCTTGCTAGCAACAATACACATAAACATAttatagatctttttttttttttttcagtataagGATGGTGCTGTTGTAAATCTACTAATCCTCAGTCAATCTGTATGCTGATAATTCTTCAGTCTTTGCTTCATAACAAAaacaatatacacacactgtTCAGCAAAGTACAATGTTGTAATTCACCCATCCTTGATACGAAAAATATCCACCAACACAGAAACTTCtctaaatctcaatataacagaacattaaacactaaaaaGTCTCATACTttcattttgtgtagaaatacattaaaataacacttcatttcaaaatatactctcccaatccagtctcatgtaaagcatgctgggaaatgtaaaTCCTCTGTCCAGAAATACTTTGATGCAACAAATCTTTTTCACATAGTACCAACACAATTGGAAAAAGGAAACATAgttggattgtacacaatgaaattaagttgagaccaaatgctaaagaattgtgttggattaactcaatttaattaagtaaattgagaaAGCAGTAAAAATTGGAGGGAAAAAAATGGATTGAACACTATCTGTTAGAAGTCCGAATCAGTTTGATCATTTCATATCAATGTAATCATATCacatttttatgactgtgttgaattttactcggactttacacaatataattatgttctcatttcaaacataaatgtattaggtTGATTTTAAGTGTACTGTTTTAGTAtattcaatagagctgctttccatttttttcagtgtatgtcttgtggctatacttttgaaacagtgagaaatgtaatgtttaccgattggcccccattcacttccattgtacgtaaATTCCTCACTGGAatacagattattttatttatttgtttatttatttattttaaaagagggacgagtccaaataattgttttgtggtaaacaacattatgccacgaatgctgattgagcttaatattgctttaacctcctgagacccgagcgtgactgctgtgcacattttccatttccttctttgatttgtaactagtagcatgtaataagcatgcaaaaaaaaaaataataataaattacagctgattttctgtaaagctgctttggaacaatgtgtattgagaaaagcacaaaactaaacaaatacaaattatttgacttttttgttacaatgttttgttttgtttttttctactttggcaacaaaatctcagtgtTCTCTCTCGCAccgtgctgaagcattttaccaatcagaaatgagcataattaattctgattcaaagtaacggTCAGCATCATCcattcactgccaaccatgttaaaataaaattttgcttcATAAATTCTGAATCGGTGTTGCACGAAGTTGGTGACGTAATGTTACAATAACGCATATACTGCATCTATTTCAACCAAGGCGAAAAATATTTCCTGGGTTGGAGGTGAATGGTTTGAAAGAAGGACGTGCAATGTTTCCTCTTTGATGTGGCACAACCCTCTTTCATGTTTTTACAATTCTGTTCTCTGGTCATGACAAAATCTATTGTCATAGGCACTAAaatatcatacagtatatcaatcATGTGACATTTCTTACTGAAAAGAACAACTCAAACTGTTGTTGACTGTTTATTATGTATATTAGATATACTGATTACATTATTTATGAGCAAAGGTGCCAGTTATAAAGTATTGTGCAAGCTGTGCATAATGACAAATGTTTTCACAGGTGGTTTTGCACCTCCACCTCACTACTGTACATAGTGTTAATGTTTCTTATTGGAGTGAGTCATATTCCTTTGGCTGTTTCACCatgactgtgatttttttttttttttttttttcagtagacaCGATAcatgtttttacatgtttttacatgttttctGGAAGTCATTGATTCTGTTCACCCAGGTCACAGTTAAttgataaaaatgttaaaaacagttaaaaatgaCTGAAATTGGAATCTGTTTAATATACTgattttacagtgctgtg includes these proteins:
- the dhrs13l1 gene encoding dehydrogenase/reductase (SDR family) member 13 like 1, which gives rise to MIFLLFIVPLLVAYYIGHRIFVQRKTFTGTANLYGKTVIVTGGNTGIGKATAAAMAMRGARVILACRSKQRGEEAAQEIKMETGNEGVIFMQLDLASQKSIRSFAETFLKTEPRLDLLINNAALAAPGRTEDGIGMILAVNHIGPFLLTNLLLDRLKKCAPSRVVNVSSCGHDLGTIDFDCINSHKRLALGSSDGDLFKAYTHSKLCNVLFTHELAKRLEGTNVTCYSLHPGSVRSELGRDINEWHTRIIKAIVSKFWATDPVSGAQTTLYCSLQEGIEHLSGRYFSDCQLVQVKPEARDDGIAKKLWDVSEKLCGMA